A genomic stretch from Chitinophaga agri includes:
- a CDS encoding MlaD family protein, with the protein MQPKSKQKIKVGIFATVAFALLLIGIFVIGRNKNMFGSTFLIYGTFKNVGGLQAGNNVRFVGIDVGTVESIDILSDTTARVALRIKEKVQPFIKKGAIAGISSDGLMGDKLITISSGRENAAPVEDGDTVHAVDPLNYDEVLSRVSGVAANAEVITEQLAGIATQINQGKGSIGRLLYSDSLATSLEGTMTEAKKTVRSIRKGSDGFGENMEALKHNFLLRGYYKKKEKAAKKEAEKREKEAEKKQKDRKKSGNSDSASLNLPKEG; encoded by the coding sequence ATGCAGCCGAAATCAAAACAAAAGATCAAGGTCGGCATTTTTGCAACTGTAGCTTTTGCCCTGCTGTTAATCGGTATTTTTGTCATCGGCAGAAATAAGAATATGTTTGGCAGCACGTTCCTGATCTATGGTACTTTCAAAAATGTTGGCGGTTTACAGGCCGGAAATAATGTTCGCTTCGTAGGTATAGATGTGGGGACAGTAGAGAGTATTGATATCCTGTCCGATACCACCGCCCGGGTGGCATTACGTATTAAGGAGAAAGTCCAGCCTTTTATAAAGAAAGGCGCAATAGCAGGTATCAGTTCTGATGGGTTGATGGGTGATAAGCTGATCACTATCAGTTCCGGACGTGAGAATGCGGCACCTGTGGAAGACGGAGATACCGTACATGCGGTGGATCCACTGAATTACGACGAGGTGCTGAGTCGTGTCTCCGGAGTGGCTGCCAATGCTGAAGTCATTACAGAGCAGCTGGCGGGTATTGCCACACAGATCAACCAGGGCAAGGGTAGTATAGGCCGCCTGTTGTATAGTGATAGCCTGGCTACCAGTCTGGAGGGAACAATGACCGAGGCAAAGAAAACGGTCAGGTCCATACGTAAAGGTTCGGATGGTTTTGGCGAAAATATGGAAGCTTTAAAACATAATTTCCTCCTTCGGGGTTATTATAAGAAAAAAGAGAAAGCAGCAAAGAAAGAAGCTGAGAAAAGAGAGAAAGAAGCTGAAAAAAAGCAAAAAGACCGGAAAAAGAGCGGAAACAGCGACTCCGCAAGCCTTAATCTGCCAAAAGAGGGATAA
- a CDS encoding ABC transporter ATP-binding protein has product MDDTLVQEKTITGETADEVVIRIEHLQKSFGDNKVLKDINLELHKGENIVVLGRSGQGKSVTIQCIAGLLEPDEGKLEVLGKDIREMSVDELRDIRMKIGFLFQSGALYDSMTVRENLAFPLTRVLKMKDEAEIEKRIKDVLESVGLEEAIDKLPSDLSGGMRKRVGLARTLIMRPEIMLYDEPTTGLDPITSREISELIIKLQEKYETSSIIITHDMACARIVADRIVVMNDGEYIATGTFDELAKSPDELINNFFK; this is encoded by the coding sequence ATGGACGATACATTGGTACAGGAAAAGACAATCACTGGGGAAACGGCTGACGAAGTAGTGATCCGTATTGAACACCTGCAAAAGTCTTTCGGAGATAATAAAGTATTGAAAGACATCAACCTTGAACTGCATAAGGGTGAGAACATAGTTGTACTCGGGCGCTCCGGACAGGGTAAGTCAGTGACGATACAGTGTATCGCCGGTTTGCTGGAACCCGATGAGGGCAAACTGGAGGTACTGGGAAAGGACATCAGGGAAATGTCCGTCGATGAGCTGAGAGACATTCGTATGAAGATTGGTTTTCTCTTTCAGAGTGGCGCATTGTACGACTCAATGACGGTACGGGAGAACCTGGCATTTCCGCTGACACGTGTACTGAAAATGAAGGATGAGGCAGAGATTGAAAAGCGGATTAAGGATGTATTGGAAAGTGTAGGACTGGAAGAGGCGATCGATAAACTGCCCTCTGACCTATCGGGCGGTATGCGCAAAAGAGTAGGGCTGGCCCGTACACTGATCATGCGTCCGGAAATTATGTTATACGATGAGCCTACCACAGGACTGGACCCAATAACGTCCAGAGAGATCAGTGAGCTGATCATCAAATTGCAGGAGAAGTATGAAACCTCTTCCATTATCATCACACACGATATGGCCTGTGCGCGTATTGTGGCCGACCGTATTGTTGTGATGAATGACGGTGAATATATAGCGACTGGCACCTTTGACGAGCTGGCAAAGTCGCCGGATGAACTCATTAATAACTTTTTTAAATAA
- a CDS encoding MlaE family ABC transporter permease, with product MASAITSSFNRYMEMVGDQVIFTGRFARNIFRGGFEWGEFVRQCFIVGYLSAGLVGITGFIIGFVMTLQTQPTLKDFGAESYVPGMISISIIREIGPVIIALICAGKVASSIGAELGSMKVTEQIDAMEVSAANPVQYLVVTRILACTIMVPLLTIMADALAMVGGWVGVNIQDNVSATLFFRKSFNALEFSDVVPSVVKTFFFGYAIGFVGCYKGYHSSRGTESVGRAANSAVVSASLWIILIDAVAVQITNLIYY from the coding sequence ATGGCTAGTGCGATTACATCTTCTTTTAACAGGTATATGGAAATGGTAGGCGACCAGGTCATCTTTACCGGCCGGTTTGCCAGAAACATTTTCCGCGGAGGATTTGAATGGGGCGAGTTTGTCCGTCAATGTTTTATAGTTGGTTACCTCTCCGCTGGCCTGGTTGGTATTACCGGATTTATCATCGGCTTTGTAATGACATTGCAGACACAGCCTACATTGAAAGATTTTGGTGCAGAGAGTTATGTGCCTGGTATGATATCCATTTCTATCATCCGTGAGATAGGACCTGTGATCATCGCACTGATCTGCGCGGGTAAAGTGGCTTCGAGTATCGGTGCTGAGCTGGGTTCTATGAAGGTCACAGAGCAGATAGATGCAATGGAGGTATCAGCAGCTAATCCTGTACAGTATCTGGTCGTAACACGTATCCTTGCCTGTACGATCATGGTACCCCTGCTTACTATTATGGCCGACGCACTGGCGATGGTCGGGGGCTGGGTAGGCGTCAATATTCAGGATAACGTAAGTGCCACCCTCTTTTTCAGGAAGTCTTTCAATGCACTTGAGTTCAGCGACGTAGTGCCTTCGGTTGTTAAGACTTTTTTCTTCGGTTATGCGATCGGTTTTGTGGGATGCTATAAGGGATATCATTCTTCACGCGGAACAGAAAGTGTGGGCCGAGCGGCTAACTCCGCCGTAGTGAGCGCCTCGCTCTGGATCATTCTGATTGATGCGGTAGCTGTTCAGATAACAAACCTAATCTATTATTAA
- a CDS encoding TPM domain-containing protein, producing the protein MAHFKRWRLCLLLLLMLGACKEEKNVQFAVEKIPDPMQHNDYVSNPDHLISDVTEQALNDQMRQLDQSGRAQIAIVLLQTIGEQVPKDVAHDIFRLWKPGSKKKDNGLVVLLVNDQHRIEFETGDGLEGDLPDVVCFRIQQSEMLPSFKQNDLDGGMVKGMTAVIKVLQSSGDNNLADAGKDSTAQMDELQARVDSVVGAANGDAFYQTYGDAAMAVDSTGPTEEYPAEDAQTGYTYKEQGDDMGVGTLVLYAFYAILSTIFVIQPGKPKQRTTTILLFKRNILHLIWIYALPFVLMLVLVNFLNVVYRWWMLPLAMYANLLAYHIYRTLVIQVRAAIVLKDADRQTQYNAWNLAHANHWLTAIFFPLPFLVFSKWFKKRLNNIRYEPYTCEGCYQPMVMLKKSEKLTSLNPVQLIEDKVGSIIYDVWRCKSCGQKKTVGYQRLDTDVEECPSCKAVTLVPGKKKVIRRATSSREGEGIQYYDCKNCQFTKQEAYVIPRPSSGSSGSSGSSSSSSSSSSSSSSWGGGSSSGGGAGSSW; encoded by the coding sequence ATGGCTCATTTTAAAAGATGGCGCCTGTGTTTGTTGCTCCTGTTGATGCTCGGCGCCTGTAAAGAAGAAAAGAATGTTCAGTTTGCGGTAGAAAAGATCCCTGATCCTATGCAGCATAATGATTACGTAAGTAATCCGGACCATTTGATCAGTGATGTAACCGAACAGGCATTGAACGACCAGATGCGCCAGCTGGACCAGTCTGGCCGTGCGCAGATAGCGATCGTGCTTTTACAAACCATCGGTGAACAGGTACCTAAAGATGTTGCCCATGACATTTTCAGGTTATGGAAACCCGGCAGTAAGAAAAAGGATAACGGACTGGTGGTCCTGCTGGTCAATGATCAACATCGCATTGAGTTTGAAACCGGTGATGGACTGGAAGGAGATCTCCCTGATGTGGTGTGTTTCCGTATACAGCAGTCAGAAATGCTGCCTTCCTTCAAACAGAATGATCTGGACGGAGGTATGGTGAAAGGTATGACAGCAGTGATAAAAGTACTGCAATCATCAGGTGACAATAATCTGGCTGACGCCGGCAAAGATTCCACGGCACAGATGGATGAACTACAGGCAAGAGTAGATAGTGTTGTTGGCGCGGCAAATGGAGATGCATTCTATCAAACGTATGGCGATGCGGCCATGGCTGTCGACAGTACTGGACCAACAGAAGAATATCCCGCAGAAGACGCACAAACCGGCTATACGTATAAGGAACAGGGAGATGACATGGGAGTGGGTACACTGGTACTGTATGCCTTTTATGCCATCCTCAGTACGATATTCGTCATACAACCCGGTAAACCAAAACAACGAACAACTACGATATTACTTTTTAAACGCAACATCCTTCACCTCATCTGGATATATGCGCTGCCGTTCGTCCTGATGCTTGTGCTTGTCAATTTTTTAAATGTGGTATATCGCTGGTGGATGTTGCCACTGGCAATGTATGCGAATCTGCTGGCTTATCATATCTACCGCACACTGGTCATTCAGGTGCGGGCAGCGATAGTACTGAAAGACGCCGACAGACAGACGCAATATAATGCATGGAATCTCGCGCACGCCAACCACTGGCTGACGGCCATTTTCTTTCCACTGCCTTTCCTTGTTTTTTCTAAATGGTTTAAAAAAAGGTTAAATAATATACGCTACGAGCCGTATACATGCGAAGGATGTTATCAGCCCATGGTAATGTTAAAGAAAAGTGAAAAACTGACATCACTCAACCCCGTACAATTGATAGAAGACAAGGTTGGTTCTATTATTTATGATGTATGGAGATGCAAATCCTGTGGCCAGAAGAAAACAGTTGGTTATCAGCGTCTGGATACGGATGTAGAGGAATGTCCTTCATGTAAGGCAGTGACATTGGTGCCTGGTAAAAAGAAGGTGATACGCAGGGCCACCAGTAGCCGCGAAGGAGAAGGCATCCAATATTATGACTGTAAAAATTGTCAGTTCACCAAGCAGGAAGCTTATGTAATACCCCGGCCATCTTCCGGAAGTTCAGGCAGTTCGGGATCATCTTCCTCATCCTCCTCTTCATCTTCCTCATCCAGCAGCTGGGGCGGCGGTAGCTCGAGTGGAGGAGGCGCAGGCAGCAGTTGGTAA
- a CDS encoding acyl-CoA desaturase: protein MNSEKQLRKGPNWWRQFDFLGLHLLPILAIFTHVTAFDWILCGVLYVVRMFFVTGGYHRYFSHRTYKTSRIFQFIMAGGAQSSLQKGVLWWGANHRVHHKHSDTPEDPHSANIYGFWYAHMGWIMGPEFKPTRYELIKDFKEPELRWLNKYHAVPGIVLAIAVYFIGNKVNGTGWFDWNAGLSTVLIGFVLSTIILYHGTFTINSLMHKWGKPRYKTGDFSKNSAILALITLGEGWHNNHHYYQSATRQGFFWWEFDITYYVLRTLGLFGIVWDIRGVPDKVKASNLLTEADKHEVKAANRRLVEASR, encoded by the coding sequence ATGAATTCTGAAAAACAACTGAGGAAAGGACCTAACTGGTGGCGTCAATTTGATTTTCTGGGACTGCACCTGCTGCCGATTCTGGCGATCTTTACACACGTGACAGCATTTGACTGGATTTTATGTGGTGTATTATATGTAGTACGCATGTTCTTCGTAACAGGCGGTTATCATCGATATTTTTCGCATCGAACGTATAAAACGTCGCGTATATTCCAGTTTATCATGGCCGGCGGAGCACAGAGCAGTTTACAGAAAGGTGTATTATGGTGGGGCGCTAACCATCGTGTTCACCACAAGCACAGCGACACTCCTGAGGACCCTCACTCTGCAAATATCTATGGGTTCTGGTATGCTCATATGGGCTGGATCATGGGGCCTGAATTTAAACCAACCCGTTACGAACTCATCAAAGATTTTAAAGAGCCTGAACTACGCTGGCTGAACAAATACCATGCTGTTCCAGGTATCGTACTTGCCATTGCTGTATATTTTATTGGTAACAAAGTGAACGGCACCGGCTGGTTTGACTGGAATGCAGGTCTCTCAACCGTGTTGATCGGTTTTGTATTGAGCACGATCATCCTGTACCATGGTACCTTCACCATCAACTCCCTGATGCATAAATGGGGTAAGCCTCGTTATAAAACAGGTGACTTCTCCAAAAACAGCGCAATACTGGCATTAATTACCCTGGGTGAAGGATGGCATAACAACCACCACTACTATCAAAGCGCTACCCGTCAGGGATTCTTCTGGTGGGAGTTCGATATCACCTATTATGTGCTGCGTACCCTAGGTCTGTTTGGTATAGTATGGGATATCAGAGGTGTGCCTGATAAAGTAAAAGCCAGCAACCTGCTGACAGAGGCGGACAAACATGAGGTGAAAGCCGCAAACAGAAGGCTGGTAGAGGCGAGCAGATAA
- a CDS encoding FadR/GntR family transcriptional regulator, translating to MTKPIKLVDKVIFELQREISLGKYKVGELIPPEPILMEQYGVGRSTIREAIKTLSNAGILRVQQGAGTFVCAPAENTEPLDQRLRRANMQEVNHVRQLLEVEIVQLAVVHRRSTDLEAMDDLLQQRWQAITQEDYEACADADIRFHRAVANASHNSVLADLYQTFSNAIVTTFRQREAPHVSQFARTHDLHVQLADAIREQQAVIAINTVKAILENNF from the coding sequence ATGACCAAACCAATAAAACTTGTAGACAAAGTCATTTTTGAACTGCAGCGGGAAATCTCCCTGGGAAAATATAAGGTTGGTGAACTCATCCCTCCCGAACCCATCCTGATGGAGCAGTATGGCGTGGGGCGGTCCACCATCCGGGAAGCTATTAAAACCCTCTCTAATGCCGGTATTCTAAGGGTACAACAGGGAGCAGGCACCTTTGTGTGTGCCCCTGCCGAAAATACCGAACCCCTGGATCAGCGTCTCAGAAGGGCCAATATGCAGGAAGTTAATCATGTCAGGCAATTGCTGGAAGTAGAAATAGTACAACTCGCCGTTGTTCACCGCCGATCCACAGATCTTGAGGCTATGGACGATCTGCTTCAGCAAAGATGGCAGGCTATCACCCAAGAGGATTATGAAGCATGTGCTGACGCAGATATCCGCTTTCACAGAGCAGTAGCCAATGCATCCCATAACAGTGTGCTGGCTGACCTGTATCAGACCTTCTCCAACGCTATTGTGACCACCTTCCGGCAACGGGAGGCTCCACATGTGTCACAGTTTGCCCGCACGCATGACCTGCATGTGCAACTGGCAGATGCCATCCGGGAGCAACAGGCTGTTATTGCCATTAACACCGTCAAAGCAATTCTGGAAAACAATTTCTAA
- a CDS encoding sulfite exporter TauE/SafE family protein codes for MSILVFTLILLVGAFMAGMLGSLTGLGGGVVLIPLLTLVFHVDIRYAVGASLVASIANSSGAAAAYIKEGITNVRIGMFLEIATTTGAIIGAVLAVYTPTHLVAILFGFVLLFSAAMTLRKKNEHGDNLSNSKLADLMRLNGSYPVNGQEMPYKVRGVAGGYALMTVAGVVSGLLGIGSGALKVLAMDGVMRIPFKVSTTTSNFMIGVTAAASAVIYLQRGYIDPAIAMPVVLGVLAGAFGGSRLLMKMNTRKLRLLFCIVIGALALEMIYNGFTGKL; via the coding sequence ATGTCTATTCTTGTATTCACACTCATTCTCCTGGTTGGCGCCTTCATGGCGGGTATGCTGGGCTCCCTGACCGGTCTCGGCGGAGGAGTTGTATTGATCCCACTACTGACACTTGTATTTCATGTCGATATCCGCTATGCTGTTGGCGCCTCTCTGGTAGCATCCATTGCTAATTCCTCCGGTGCTGCGGCTGCCTATATCAAAGAAGGTATTACCAATGTACGCATTGGCATGTTCCTGGAAATAGCTACAACCACAGGCGCTATCATAGGGGCTGTCCTGGCTGTATACACACCCACTCACCTCGTAGCTATACTGTTTGGATTCGTACTGCTATTTTCTGCCGCAATGACGCTCAGAAAAAAGAACGAGCATGGCGATAATCTCAGCAATAGTAAACTGGCTGATCTAATGCGCCTAAACGGCTCCTATCCTGTAAACGGACAGGAAATGCCGTATAAAGTAAGAGGTGTAGCTGGTGGTTATGCACTGATGACCGTAGCGGGTGTGGTATCTGGTTTGTTGGGTATTGGTTCCGGTGCGCTTAAAGTACTGGCAATGGATGGCGTGATGCGCATTCCTTTTAAAGTTTCCACCACTACCAGCAACTTTATGATCGGTGTAACAGCAGCAGCAAGTGCAGTCATCTATCTGCAACGTGGTTATATTGATCCGGCAATTGCGATGCCTGTAGTACTCGGCGTACTCGCAGGTGCGTTCGGCGGCTCCCGCCTGTTGATGAAAATGAATACACGCAAATTGCGTCTGTTGTTCTGTATTGTGATCGGCGCACTGGCACTGGAGATGATATATAATGGTTTCACAGGTAAATTATAA
- a CDS encoding DUF1634 domain-containing protein, with the protein MKSLFSKSFWQERDVEMFIGQQLRWGVITSSIIAFIGGVIYLIKNGGNTPHYTEFVGAPEYVRHMPGILQGIARFDGMAIIQLGVVVLLATPITRIAFSILAFAMEKDWLYVLITLIVLGVITFSIFSGLGG; encoded by the coding sequence ATGAAAAGTTTATTCTCTAAATCATTCTGGCAGGAAAGAGATGTGGAAATGTTCATCGGACAACAATTACGCTGGGGCGTTATTACATCCAGCATCATCGCCTTTATCGGTGGTGTAATTTACCTGATCAAGAATGGCGGCAACACGCCTCACTACACGGAATTCGTCGGAGCGCCAGAATATGTAAGACATATGCCGGGGATACTACAGGGCATTGCACGTTTTGATGGCATGGCCATTATACAACTCGGTGTTGTTGTGCTACTGGCTACACCTATCACGCGGATTGCCTTCTCTATACTGGCTTTTGCTATGGAAAAAGACTGGCTGTATGTTCTCATCACCCTTATCGTACTGGGTGTGATCACATTCAGTATTTTCAGCGGATTGGGGGGCTAA
- a CDS encoding ABC transporter ATP-binding protein — protein sequence MNYNLNNTDTTEQQHTSGKRLLKLLAYIKTEHRALIVVFGIMIISQGLSITVPFVVGYTIDHYVATKDFSGILKYAGILLGMFTVNLAFSYWQTKMMGSVGQRMLYMLRNALFVKIQELPIAFFNQNKTGDLISRINNDTDKMNQFFSQSLVQFASGIMSMVGAGIFLLSINFKLGIATLAPAVFLLLFTRVLSPLVKKRNAASMKSTGSMSAEIQESLSNFKVIIAFNRRDYFRKRFDEVNQENYGTAKSAGVLNNIFTPVFSLCSQIAMLAVLAYGIYLISTGEFTVGLLISYLSFSSYFYNPIRQLAILWTNFQMAMAGWDRISQILELESDLKVLPAGPVKENAPLISFQHVHFGYPGGKEILHNVSFNLEQGKTYALVGPTGGGKTTTASLIARLYDPTAGEVLLNGRDIRSYTPEERTRKIGFILQEPFLFSGTIQENIVYGNPVYADYTAEQLDAVMEKAGLNTLLARFEDGLATNIVSGNDGISLGQKQLIAFMRAVLRDPDLLVLDEATANIDTVTEQQLEAVLQKLPAHTTRVIIAHRLNTIENADEIFFVNNGEIARAGSFSHAMNMLVQHERNT from the coding sequence ATGAACTACAACCTGAATAATACAGATACAACAGAACAGCAGCATACTTCCGGTAAACGTCTTCTGAAATTACTGGCTTATATTAAAACTGAACACCGGGCATTGATCGTAGTGTTTGGTATCATGATCATCAGCCAGGGATTATCGATCACGGTGCCTTTTGTTGTAGGCTACACCATTGACCACTATGTGGCTACGAAAGACTTTTCCGGCATCCTGAAATATGCAGGCATTCTTTTGGGGATGTTCACTGTCAATCTCGCTTTTTCTTACTGGCAGACGAAGATGATGGGCAGTGTAGGGCAGCGGATGTTGTATATGCTGCGCAATGCGCTATTTGTAAAAATACAGGAGCTGCCAATCGCTTTTTTCAATCAGAATAAAACAGGAGACCTTATCTCCCGCATCAATAACGATACAGATAAAATGAACCAGTTCTTCTCTCAGTCGCTGGTTCAGTTTGCGAGTGGTATCATGTCAATGGTCGGTGCGGGTATATTCCTGTTATCGATCAACTTTAAACTCGGTATTGCCACTTTGGCACCGGCTGTGTTTCTGCTGCTGTTTACCCGGGTGTTGTCACCACTGGTGAAGAAAAGGAATGCTGCCAGTATGAAGAGTACCGGTAGTATGAGTGCGGAGATACAGGAGAGTCTGAGCAATTTTAAAGTGATCATCGCATTCAATCGCAGGGATTATTTTCGTAAGCGTTTTGATGAGGTAAATCAGGAGAATTACGGTACTGCTAAATCAGCGGGTGTGCTAAATAATATTTTTACACCAGTGTTCTCTCTCTGTTCACAGATCGCTATGCTGGCGGTACTTGCCTATGGTATCTACCTGATATCTACCGGAGAGTTCACCGTGGGGCTGCTTATCAGTTATCTTTCTTTCTCTTCCTATTTTTATAACCCAATCCGTCAGCTGGCTATCTTATGGACAAACTTCCAGATGGCAATGGCAGGGTGGGACAGGATCTCACAGATCCTTGAACTGGAATCGGACCTTAAAGTGTTACCCGCAGGTCCGGTAAAAGAGAACGCTCCACTGATCAGTTTTCAACACGTACACTTTGGATACCCCGGCGGCAAGGAGATCTTACACAATGTAAGCTTCAACCTGGAACAGGGTAAGACCTATGCGTTGGTTGGTCCTACGGGAGGTGGTAAAACAACTACTGCGTCACTGATCGCCCGTCTGTATGATCCAACAGCTGGTGAAGTGCTGCTCAACGGGCGGGATATCCGTTCCTATACACCAGAGGAACGTACTCGTAAGATCGGCTTCATCCTGCAGGAACCTTTTCTCTTCTCAGGCACTATCCAGGAGAATATTGTGTATGGCAATCCTGTTTACGCAGATTATACCGCGGAACAACTGGATGCGGTGATGGAAAAGGCCGGATTAAACACATTATTGGCTCGTTTTGAAGATGGACTGGCTACAAATATTGTGTCTGGAAATGACGGGATCAGCCTTGGACAAAAACAGCTGATCGCGTTTATGCGTGCTGTGCTGCGTGATCCTGACCTGTTGGTGCTGGACGAAGCAACGGCTAATATTGATACCGTGACGGAGCAACAGCTGGAGGCTGTATTACAAAAGTTGCCAGCACATACTACCCGTGTGATCATTGCTCACAGACTCAACACGATTGAAAACGCGGATGAGATTTTCTTCGTTAATAACGGAGAGATTGCCAGGGCGGGCTCGTTCAGTCACGCTATGAATATGCTGGTGCAGCATGAACGTAATACCTGA
- a CDS encoding ABC transporter ATP-binding protein, which yields MKKTNKPVDTTGKGNAGLMSLLRPYRGQLYLLIFMALVSNLLNLVLPALTAKGIDAYSAGTLDMRNLILEFAGAAFAIFIFTYLQSMIQTYMSEGVARQLRTDLAARISRQDYAYIQQVNPSKLLTNLTGDVDSIKLFVSQAVISIASSVFMIVGCCILMIRMDWKLGLTVLSVVPFIAFAFAAVLKKVRTTFKKSREVVDKLNKTINESITGAALVRVINAQQQEYDRFIAPNGESMSLGIAVVRLFAGLVPVISFLGGMATLFTLVLGGHFVIEGEMTLGDIAAFNSYIALLIFPIIVIGFMSNLIAQASASYKRIAEVLHAPEPDEKGTVTTPIKGDLSVENISLSMDGKPVLKDVTFSVRAGTRTAIIGPTAAGKTQLLNVIAGLLKPDNGNISYDNLPLQDYDKTALLQQVGLVFQDSIVFNMSLRENIAFNENVSEALMKQAIATAELKEFVSNLPQGLDTIVSERGNSLSGGQKQRIMLARALAINPQILLLDDFTARVDNNTEQRILENVQENYPHLTLISVTQKIASVAHFDQIILLMDGEVVAAGSHDELLQTCPEYVQIFNSQRSTSNYELQPE from the coding sequence ATGAAGAAGACCAACAAGCCTGTCGACACAACAGGAAAAGGAAACGCCGGATTAATGTCTCTGCTGCGCCCCTACAGAGGACAGCTATATTTGCTGATTTTCATGGCCCTGGTCAGTAACCTGCTGAATCTGGTATTACCGGCGTTGACGGCAAAGGGAATAGATGCCTATTCCGCCGGTACGCTTGATATGCGTAACCTCATCCTGGAATTTGCCGGCGCTGCCTTTGCTATTTTCATCTTTACCTACCTGCAGAGCATGATCCAGACTTATATGTCTGAAGGAGTAGCCCGTCAGCTCCGTACCGATCTTGCTGCCCGTATTTCGCGACAGGACTACGCCTATATCCAGCAGGTGAATCCATCCAAACTACTTACGAATCTGACCGGAGATGTGGACAGCATCAAGTTATTCGTTTCCCAGGCGGTCATCTCTATCGCTTCCTCAGTCTTTATGATCGTTGGTTGCTGTATCCTGATGATAAGGATGGACTGGAAGCTGGGCTTGACCGTATTATCCGTAGTGCCTTTTATCGCCTTTGCATTTGCGGCTGTGTTGAAGAAGGTACGTACCACTTTCAAGAAAAGCAGAGAAGTGGTCGATAAGCTGAATAAAACCATTAATGAGAGTATTACCGGTGCTGCGCTTGTCAGAGTAATTAATGCCCAGCAACAGGAGTATGACCGATTTATTGCCCCCAACGGAGAGTCTATGTCTTTGGGAATTGCGGTTGTACGCCTTTTCGCCGGACTGGTACCCGTGATCAGTTTCCTGGGTGGTATGGCCACCCTCTTTACGCTGGTACTGGGTGGGCACTTTGTAATCGAAGGAGAGATGACATTGGGTGACATAGCGGCCTTCAACAGCTATATCGCCCTGCTGATATTCCCGATCATTGTAATCGGCTTTATGAGTAACCTGATCGCACAGGCCTCCGCCTCTTACAAGCGTATCGCAGAGGTCCTGCACGCACCTGAACCGGATGAAAAAGGGACGGTGACCACTCCTATTAAAGGAGACTTGTCAGTGGAGAATATATCTCTCTCAATGGATGGTAAACCAGTTCTGAAAGATGTCACCTTCTCTGTAAGGGCCGGCACCCGTACCGCTATTATCGGTCCTACTGCTGCGGGTAAGACACAATTGCTGAATGTTATTGCCGGACTGCTCAAACCTGACAATGGTAATATTAGTTATGATAATCTTCCCTTACAGGATTACGATAAAACGGCCCTGCTGCAACAGGTGGGACTGGTTTTCCAGGATAGTATTGTATTTAATATGAGTCTACGGGAGAATATCGCGTTTAATGAAAACGTAAGTGAAGCGCTTATGAAGCAGGCCATTGCTACCGCTGAACTAAAAGAATTCGTGAGTAATCTGCCACAGGGACTGGATACGATCGTTTCTGAAAGAGGTAACAGCCTTTCCGGCGGGCAAAAGCAGCGTATCATGCTGGCGAGGGCGCTTGCTATTAATCCACAGATACTCCTGCTGGACGATTTTACCGCCAGGGTTGACAATAACACAGAACAACGCATTCTTGAAAATGTACAGGAGAATTACCCGCATCTTACTTTGATATCTGTAACACAAAAAATAGCCTCAGTTGCGCATTTTGACCAGATCATTCTGCTGATGGATGGTGAGGTGGTAGCGGCCGGTTCACACGACGAACTGTTGCAGACATGTCCTGAATACGTTCAGATCTTTAATTCCCAACGCAGCACCAGTAACTATGAACTACAACCTGAATAA